The Prunus persica cultivar Lovell chromosome G8, Prunus_persica_NCBIv2, whole genome shotgun sequence genome includes a region encoding these proteins:
- the LOC109950847 gene encoding uncharacterized protein LOC109950847, giving the protein MEGEQPKTSQSAPKAKSDSQEPNPFQLHKRDDKFVPSHLHQDRYIPPPPYIPPIPFPGRLKKANQDKAFKEIYDILSKVNINLPLLDVVKQIPAYGKFIKHLMTHKLNFTPSEEVKLNKNVSAVLQRKLPPKLEDPGSFNIPINIGDKTVGRAMLDLGASINVMPYSVYHALGLEGIKKTSIRLELADHSIKYPRGIVEDILVQVNTLILPADFVVMDMEDNPYVDRVDPILLGRPFMATADTIIKVKDGTLSMTVLGETVEFKVFDALSQPSITLDTCFSIDVVDHEVSSKIVQKKSNDALEAVLTQEEEDLFESEFQEVMAALEVFQPYPPSFKPPLEPLVSSSTKLEPSIITPPKLELKPLPNHLKYTYLGANETLPVIIAASLTSHEEDSLIEVLKEHKTALGWTIADIKGISPSMCMHRILMEEDSKPSRDAQRRLNPNMKEVVRAEVLKLLDVGIIYPISDSKWVSPVQVVPKKFGITVVKNEKNELVPTRTITGWRVCIDYRKLNTSTRKDHFPLPFIDQMLDRLSGHAYYYFLDGFSGYNQIPIAPEDQEKTTFTCPFGTFAYRRMPFGLCNAPATFQRCMMAIFSDMVERFMEETNLILNWEKCHFMVRQGIVLGHVVSNKGIQVDKAKINIITNLPPPSSVKGVRSFLGHAGFYRRFIKKISSISRPLCNLLAKDAIFEFDEIYMEAFTTLKKEITSAPIIIAPDWSLPFEIMCDASDFAIGAVLGQKKNKLPHVIHYASRTLNDAQLNYSTTEKELLAVVFALEKFRPYLVGSKVIVYSDHAALRYLLTKKDAKPRLIRWILLLQEFDLEIRDKKGCENVVADHLSRIVVEEQGEAVLPLNETFPDEQIYVAQVKEPWYADLLIILLVVFLEMI; this is encoded by the exons ATGGAAGGAGAACAACCCAAAACGTCCCAATCTGCTCCTAAGGCCAAATCTGATTCTCAGGAACCCAATCCATTTCAATTGCATAAAAGAGATGACAAATTTGTGCCATCACATCTTCATCAAGATAGATACATCCCACCTCCTCCATATATTCCACCGATTCCATTTCCAGGCCGTTTGAAGAAAGCAAATCAAGATAAGGCTTTTAAAGAGatttatgatattttgagTAAAGTTAATATCAATTTGCCCTTGCTTGATGTTGTTAAACAGATTCCTGCATATGGAAAGTTCATCAAGCACTTGATGACTCACAAGCTCAATTTTACTCCAAGTGAAGAAGTAAAGCTCAACAAGAATGTGAGTGCTGTGTTGCAAAGGAAGCTTCCACCAAAACTAGAAGATCCTGGCAGCTTTAACATTCCCATTAACATCGGAGATAAGACGGTTGGAAGAGCCATGTTGGACTTGGGAGCAAGCATCAATGTAATGCCATATTCAGTTTATCACGCGCTTGGCTTAGAAGGGATAAAGAAAACCTCAATTCGTCTTGAACTAGCTGATCATTCTATCAAATATCCAAGAGGTATTGTAGAAGATATTTTAGTTCAAGTTAATACACTCATTCTTCCGGCTGATTTTGTAGTGATGGATATGGAGGATAACCCATATGTAGACCGTGTTGATCCCATTCTCCTCGGGCGACCGTTCATGGCCACTGCAGACACAATCATCAAAGTGAAAGATGGCACCCTCTCCATGACTGTTTTGGGTGAAACTGTTGAATTTAAAGTGTTTGATGCTCTGTCTCAACCTTCTATCACTCTTGAtacttgtttttcaattgatgTTGTGGATCATGAGGTTTCTTCTAAAATTGTGCAGAAAAAGTCTAATGATGCTTTGGAAGCGGTCCTAAcacaagaagaggaagatctcTTTGAATCAGAGTTCCAAGAAGTGATGGCTGCCTTAGAAGTGTTTCAGCCATACCCACCATCCTTTAAGCCACCACTTGAGCCtcttgtatcatcctccacaaaATTGGAGCCATCCATTATCACCCCACCAAAGCTAGAACTTAAACCTCTACCCAATCATCTTAAATATACTTATTTGGGTGCTAATGAAACTCTCCCTGTTATAATTGCTGCAAGTCTCACTTCACATGAAGAGGACAGCTTAATTGAAGTTCTGAAAGAACATAAAACAGCCCTTGGATGGACCATAGCAGACATCAAAGGAATTAGTCCAAGCATGTGCATGCACCGAATTTTAATGGAAGAAGACAGCAAACCATCTCGTGATGCACAAAGGAGGCTAAATCCCAATATGAAAGAGGTGGTTAGGGCTGAAGTTTTGAAGCTACTTGATGTGGGAATCATCTACCCAATTTCAGATTCTAAGTGGGTGAGTCCTGTGCAAGTGGTTCCAAAGAAGTTCGGAATCACCGTTGTAAAGAATGAGAAGAATGAGCTAGTTCCAACACGCACTATCACTGGTTGGAGAGTTTGCATTGATTATAGGAAGTTGAACACATCCACGAGAAAAGATCATTTTCCCTTGCCTTTTATTGATCAAATGCTTGACCGTTTATCTGGCCATGCTTACTACTATTTTCTTGATGGATTTTCAGGTTATAATCAAATTCCTATTGCTCCGGAAGACCAGGAGAAAACCACGTTCACATGCCCATTTGGTACATTTGCTTATAGAAGGATGCCATTTGGTTTGTGCAATGCTCCAGCAACTTTCCAAAGATGCATGATGGCAATCTTTTCTGATATGGTGGAACGATTCATGGAG GAAACAAATCTGATTTTGAATTGGGAGAAGTGTCACTTCATGGTAAGACAAGGAATTGTGCTAGGCCATGTTGTTTCAAACAAGGGAATTCAAGTGGACAAAGCCAAGATAAATATCATCACAAATCTACCACCCCCTTCCTCTGTTAAAGGAGTTAGAAGCTTTCTGGGCCATGCCGGATTCTATAGAaggttcataaaaaaaatttcaagcatTTCAAGACCATTGTGTAATCTCCTTGCTAAGGATGCTATTTTTGAGTTTGACGAGATTTATATGGAAGCCTTTACGACTTTGAAGAAAGAGATAACTTCAGCCCCTATTATCATAGCTCCAGATTGGTCTTTACCATTTGAAATAATGTGTGATGCCTCTGACTTTGCTATTGGTGCAGTTTTAGgtcaaaagaagaacaagcTTCCCCATGTGATTCATTATGCGAGCCGGACCTTGAATGACGCCCAACTCAATTACTCCACAACAGAAAAGGAGTTGCTTGCTGTGGTTTTTGCTTTAGAAAAATTTCGTCCTTACCTTGTTGGTTCTAAAGTAATTGTTTATTCTGACCATGCTGCTCTTAGATACTTGCTCACTAAGAAGGACGCCAAACCTCGCTTGATCAGATGGATTCTCTTGCTGCAAGAGTTCGATTTGGAGATTCGAGACAAGAAGGGATGTGAAAATGTGGTGGCTGACCATTTGAGCAGAATTGTGGTTGAAGAGCAAGGAGAAGCTGTACTACCATTGAATGAGACTTTCCCAGATGAACAAATATATGTTGCCCAAGTCAAAGAGCCATGGTATGCTGATTTGTTAATTATCTTGCTTGTGGTGTTCTTAGAAATGATCTAA
- the LOC109950846 gene encoding uncharacterized protein LOC109950846 — translation MNKKSSLCLVILSLRSSFQRSRSLNAGPSLQPNRVISEIQNRLERELATAKEQAIATFEGLAIHTDLPGSSPSNSESSSDQEEEEMAANEFMGDLDIPTIPASPSSILLPTAARNYELKSSHLNMLPSFYGLPNEDPLTHIKDIFNVVSSFPLTGVTEEQLRMRVFPYTLKDKAKYWLNSLKPGSLMTWGAIQKKFLEKYFSTQKTDMLRDKIFLFAQQDDESFCEAWERFNGMLNQCPHHGIPLKLQMRMFYKGLTPSSHNIVTNFAGGSYKTKTPEETYELFEEITMETQHTDTRGKRIAGGSNDSSSVQISKLEQNLDALLALNSRNPLKEVCSICETHDNPTISCPFGAAYPEFVQEQAKLVNSYNRGPINDPYSQSYNPGWRNHPNFSLRNTQNQANPPSLQRPQQSSSLEDRVKQMAINQNNFQQTTQAAISKLEVQLGQIATEIAQREPGKWPSQTVINPKKPRSQGRSCAQIR, via the exons ATGAATAAGAAAA GTAGTTTATGTCTAGTAATCCTTTCCTTGAGGTCTTCATTCCAACGTTCGAGATCTTTGAACGCAGGGCCATCTTTGCAACCAAACCGGGTGATCTCTGAAATTCAGAATCGTCTAGAAAGAGAGTTAGCAACTGCAAAAGAGCAAGCCATTGCCACATTTGAAGGTCTTGCTATCCACACTGACCTCCCAGGGTCTTCACCTTCAAATTCGGAATCAAGTTCagaccaagaagaagaagagatggcTGCCAATGAGTTCATGGGAGACCTTGATATCCCAACAATTCCAGCATCCCCTTCAAGCATCTTGCTGCCCACCGCAGCTCGAAACTATGAGCTTAAATCTTCTCATCTTAATATGCTCCCTTCTTTTTATGGTTTACCTAATGAAGATCCATTAACTCATATAAAGgatatttttaatgttgtgAGCTCTTTTCCCTTGACAGGTGTGACGGAAGAGCAACTTCGAATGAGAGTGTTTCCTTACACTTTGAAAGATAAGGCGAAATATTGGTTGAATTCTTTGAAGCCTGGTTCACTCATGACTTGGGGAGCCATTCAAAAGAAGTTCTTGGAGAAATATTTCTCCACGCAAAAAACCGACATGCTTAGGGACAAGATCTTTCTATTTGCACAACAAGATGATGAGTCGTTTTGTGAAGCATGGGAGAGATTCAACGGGATGCTCAATCAATGTCCTCATCATGGGATTCCATTGAAGCTTCAGATGCGTATGTTTTATAAAGGACTAACCCCCTCTAGCCATAATATTGTCACTAATTTTGCAGGTGGTTCTTATAAGACTAAAACTCCAGAAGAAACATATGAACTCTTTGAGGAGATAACAATGGAGACCCAACACACCGATACAAGAGGTAAACGTATTGCTGGTGGTTCTAATGATTCTTCCAGTGTGCAGATTTCCAAATTGGAACAAAATCTAGATGCCCTCCTTGCATTGAACTCAAGAAACCCTTTGAAGGAAGTGTGTAGCATCTGTGAAACTCATGATAATCCTACCATTTCTTGTCCCTTTGGGGCTGCATATCCAGAATTTGTGCAAGAGCAAGCTAAGTTGGTGAATTCCTACAACCGAGGTCCAATAAATGACCCATATTCTCAAAGTTATAATCCAGGTTGGAGGAATCATCCAAACTTTTCATTGAGGAATACACAGAATCAAGCGAATCCCCCTTCACTCCAAAGGCCACAACAATCATCATCGTTGGAGGATAGAGTGAAGCAAATGGCAATCAACCAAAACAATTTCCAGCAAACAACACAAGCTGCCATCTCCAAGTTGGAAGTGCAATTGGGCCAGATAGCTACTGAAATAGCTCAAAGAGAACCTGGGAAATGGCCAAGTCAAACCGTGATCAAtccaaaaaaaccaagaagCCAAGGCCGTTCATGTGCTCAGATCAGGTAA